The proteins below are encoded in one region of Epinephelus lanceolatus isolate andai-2023 chromosome 7, ASM4190304v1, whole genome shotgun sequence:
- the znf711 gene encoding zinc finger protein 711, producing the protein MDQGGGVLELHTQELKMPHAMIMQDFVAGMGGLAHIDGEHIVVSVPEGMLLSDVMTDEGILLEHELEVEGLETQVVQGLETEVVEGLETEVVESLHADVEGLEAEVVEGLQTQVVELEAQVVEGLEGEVEVEGLEAHVVEGLETEVDVEDLEAHVVEGLEEEVEVEGLEAEVVEGLEVDVESLQSQGVEAHEITTEDMVSSEHSVIMPENILGSEVAIEEALDHRHHHHHHVLTSDLIQDSNHHHDDMPDQVFVAELLSEHQDNTLDHQLVSEGLMVTEANSETIIHEQLPAEAVPLQTDEDDDARSSSEDYLMISLDEVGEKLDIGDTPLEISTEVMEDKESKEEDGSEVIKVYIFKAEADDDLGGTEVITEDDYQNGHPDLEAASSGRLGVGRDKMVYMAVKNHPKEEEDDDDDSDDDDDDDIGNTIDQVKNGAATQFLQIREGLGANRVLKPKTKKKKKGDTRQCQTAVIIGPDGMPLTVYPCHICGKKFRSRGFLKCHMKNHPDHLLKKKYQCTDCDFTTNKKVSFHNHLESHKLLSHNNERSPEYTEYTRRYHESSPLGSDKLIVKDREPKLHHCKYCDYETAEQGLLNRHLLAVHSKNFAHVCVECAKGFRHPSELKKHMRTHTGEKPYHCPHCEFRCADQSNLKTHIKSKHGADLPFKCSHCPQAYADARELQRHIEMVQGHKTHQCPHCEHKSTNSSDLKRHIISVHTKDFPHQCDVCEKGFHRPSELKKHAETHKGNKVHQCRHCNFNAPDTFTLSRHILSLHTKDLPFKCKRCRRGFRQPAELKKHMKTHSGRKVYQCQYCEYNSTDASGFKRHVISIHTKDYPHRCDYCTKGFRRPSEKSQHIARHHKDMLM; encoded by the exons ATGGATCAAGGAGGAGGGGTGTTGGAGCTACACACTCAGGAGCTGAAGATGCCCCACGCTATGATCATGCAAGACTTTG TTGCAGGAATGGGGGGTCTGGCTCACATTGACGGGGAGCACATTGTGGTGTCTGTGCCCGAGGGTATGCTTCTTTCTGATGTGATGACAGACGAGGGCATCCTCCTGGAGCATGAGCTTGAGGTGGAAGGCTTAGAGACTCAGGTGGTCCAAGGCCTAGAGACGGAGGTGGTTGAAGGCCTGGAGACAGAAGTGGTGGAGAGCTTGCATGCAGATGTTGAAGGCTTGGAGGCAGAAGTGGTTGAAGGGCTACAGACACAGGTGGTAGAGCTGGAGGCTCAGGTCGTTGAGGGCCTAGAGGGTGAGGTAGAAGTGGAGGGTCTGGAGGCGCACGTGGTGGAGGGCCTGGAAACTGAGGTAGATGTTGAGGACCTGGAAGCTCACGTTGTTGAGggtcttgaggaagaggtggaaGTGGAGGGTTTAGAAGCTGAGGTTGTTGAAGGCCTGGAGGTAGATGTGGAAAGTCTGCAGTCTCAAGGGGTTGAGGCCCATGAAATTACCACCGAAGACATGGTGTCCTCAGAACACAGCGTGATCATGCCTGAGAACATTCTGGGCTCAGAGGTTGCAATAGAGGAGGCTCTGGACcaccgtcatcatcatcatcatcatgtcctGACTTCAGACCTCATCCAGGATTCAAACCACCACCATGATGACATGCCGGACCAGGTGTTTGTGGCAGAACTACTGTCTGAGCACCAGGACAACACTCTGGACCACCAGCTTGTGTCAGAGGGCTTGATGGTGACAGAGGCCAACTCTGAGACTATAATCCACGAACAGCTGCCAGCTGAGGCTGTTCCCCTGCAGACAGATGAGGACGATGATGCAAGAAGCAGCTCTGAGGATTACCTCATGATCTCCT TGGATGAGGTGGGAGAAAAGCTAGACATCGGAGACACTCCCCTGGAGATCAGCACTGAGGTGATGGAAGACAAGGAATCTAAAGAAGAGGACggctctgaagtcatcaaagtCTACATTTTCAAAGCTGAAGCAGATGATGATTTAG GTGGAACGGAGGTTATAACAGAGGATGATTACCAGAATGGCCATCCTGACCTGGAAGCGGCATCATCAGGCAGACTGGGAGTTGGCCGTGACAAGATGGTCTACATGGCAGTCAAGAACCAtccaaaagaagaagaggatgatgacgatgacagcgatgatgatgacgatgatgacatCG GTAATACCATTGATCAGGTGAAGAATGGAGCGGCTACACAATTTCTGCAAATCCGAGAGGGCCTGGGCGCCAACCGTGTCCTCAAACCTAAAActaagaaaaagaagaaaggagaCACACGACAGTGTCAGACTG CTGTTATCATCGGACCAGATGGCATGCCTTTGACTGTCTACCCCTGCCACATATGTGGGAAGAAATTTCGCTCAAGAGGCTTCCTCAAATGTCACATGAAAAACCACCCGGACCACCTGCTTAAGAAGAAGTACCAGTGTACAGACTGCGACTTTACCACCAACAAAAAGGTCAGTTTCCACAACCACTTGGAGAGTCACAAGCTGCTGAGTCACAACAATGAGCGCTCTCCAGAGTACACCGAGTACACACGGCGCTACCACGAGTCCAGCCCGCTGGGCTCTGACAAGCTCATCGTCAAGGACCGGGAGCCCAAACTGCATCACTGCAAGTACTGCGATTACGAGACAGCTGAACAGGGCCTGCTCAACCGTCACCTCCTGGCTGTGCACAGTAAGAActttgcacatgtgtgtgtcgaGTGCGCTAAAGGCTTCCGCCACCCGTCAGAGCTGAAGAAACACATGCGGACCCACACAGGCGAGAAGCCGTACCACTGCCCGCACTGCGAGTTCCGCTGTGCAGATCAGTCCAACCTAAAGACTCACATCAAGAGCAAGCACGGTGCAGATCTGCCTTTCAAGTGCAGCCACTGTCCCCAAGCCTACGCGGACGCACGGGAACTCCAGCGTCATATAGAGATGGTGCAAGGCCACAAGACCCACCAGTGCCCACACTGTGAGCACAAGAGCACCAACTCCAGTGACCTGAAACGACACATTATCTCTGTTCACACCAAGGACTTCCCTCatcagtgtgacgtgtgtgagAAAGGCTTTCACAGGCCCTCAGAGTTGAAGAAACATGCGGAGACACACAAAGGCAACAAGGTGCACCAGTGCCGGCATTGTAACTTCAACGCTCCCGACACCTTCACTTTGAGTCGCCATATCCTGTCCTTGCATACGAAGGACCTCCCCTTTAAGTGCAAGCGCTGCCGGCGAGGCTTCCGGCAGCCCGCTGAGCTGAAGAAGCACATGAAGACGCACAGTGGTAGAAAGGTTTATCAGTGCCAGTATTGTGAGTACAACAGTACGGACGCTTCTGGCTTCAAGCGCCATGTCATCTCCATTCACACCAAGGACTACCCCCACCGCTGCGACTACTGCACCAAGGGCTTTAGGAGGCCTTCGGAGAAGAGCCAGCACATAGCCAGGCATCACAAAGACATGTTGATGTAA